One window from the genome of Flavobacterium agricola encodes:
- the gloA2 gene encoding SMU1112c/YaeR family gloxylase I-like metalloprotein, whose translation MLDLQNIHHIAIICSDYEKSKKFYTEVLGLQIVREVYREIRESYKLDLALNGQYVIELFSFKNVPPRLSFPEACGLRHLAFSVTHLQDALKQLDQLQIAHEGIRIDPHTDKKFTFFSDPDGLPIELYEI comes from the coding sequence ATGTTAGATTTACAAAACATACATCATATCGCTATTATTTGTTCGGATTACGAAAAATCTAAAAAATTTTATACCGAAGTTTTAGGTTTACAAATTGTGCGCGAGGTTTACCGAGAAATTCGAGAATCGTATAAATTAGATTTAGCTTTAAACGGGCAATATGTAATTGAGCTTTTTTCGTTTAAAAATGTTCCACCCAGATTGTCGTTTCCAGAAGCTTGTGGTTTACGCCATTTGGCCTTTTCGGTTACTCATTTACAAGATGCGTTAAAACAATTGGATCAACTGCAAATTGCACACGAAGGCATTCGAATCGATCCGCATACCGATAAAAAATTTACTTTTTTTTCTGATCCTGACGGATTACCGATTGAATTGTACGAAATATAA
- a CDS encoding DUF72 domain-containing protein gives MKFGQVPDPSLISFKLPVTHPKTFDVLQQTQNSETPFEVYVGCAKWNKNDLKGFYPKGVKDELTYYAMQFNSIELNATFYQSPSVNQVITWRDKVPTDFKFFPKIPQSISHYNRLQNVNETVLNFTNAIANFENKLGMSFLQMHENFKPKDVNRLADFLYQFPTQIPLAVEVRNEEWFADANIFNSFTNLLQQYNATNIIVDTAGRRDMLHMLLTTDTAFVRYVGANHPSDYDRLNDWIDLLVTWRKAGLNKLYFFIHQNIEVESPLLATHFIQRLNAAFGLHLRFPEKQLSLF, from the coding sequence ATGAAGTTCGGCCAAGTTCCTGATCCTAGTTTAATATCTTTTAAATTACCAGTCACGCATCCTAAAACTTTTGATGTGTTGCAACAAACTCAAAATTCTGAAACGCCATTTGAGGTTTACGTGGGTTGTGCGAAATGGAATAAAAATGATTTAAAAGGATTTTATCCTAAAGGCGTAAAAGACGAATTAACGTATTATGCCATGCAGTTTAATAGCATCGAGTTAAATGCTACGTTTTATCAATCACCATCTGTAAATCAGGTAATAACTTGGCGTGATAAAGTTCCGACTGATTTTAAATTTTTTCCTAAAATACCGCAAAGCATTAGCCATTATAACCGTTTGCAAAATGTAAACGAAACCGTTTTAAACTTTACCAATGCCATAGCGAATTTTGAAAACAAATTGGGCATGAGCTTTTTGCAGATGCATGAAAATTTTAAACCTAAAGATGTAAACAGATTGGCTGATTTTTTATATCAATTTCCAACGCAAATACCTTTAGCGGTTGAAGTAAGAAATGAAGAATGGTTTGCAGATGCGAATATTTTTAATTCATTCACCAATTTATTGCAGCAATACAACGCAACCAATATTATTGTTGATACAGCCGGCCGCCGAGATATGTTGCACATGCTATTAACTACCGATACGGCATTTGTACGTTATGTAGGGGCCAATCATCCTTCGGATTACGACCGATTGAATGATTGGATTGATTTACTTGTTACCTGGAGAAAAGCAGGACTAAACAAGTTGTATTTTTTTATACATCAAAATATTGAAGTTGAATCGCCTTTGTTGGCAACGCACTTTATTCAAAGATTGAATGCAGCATTTGGCTTGCATTTACGATTTCCTGAAAAACAGCTCAGCTTATTTTAA
- the gldI gene encoding gliding motility-associated peptidyl-prolyl isomerase GldI: MKTSHFYSIFLLAIFITSCNNVQEARYPISQTSSQFLDESIARNKVIINSEEQTFENMFKQDTANVYIPSTKGFWFKYETKVEENSALPVRGDIVLYDYEVYDINGSIIYTKEETQPQRYLVDKETIMTGLRYGIKQLKQGEEATFYFPSHIAYGYHGDNKSIGTNVPLICKVKINQIIKSN; the protein is encoded by the coding sequence ATGAAAACATCACATTTTTATTCTATATTTTTACTTGCTATTTTTATCACTTCGTGTAATAATGTACAAGAAGCCAGATATCCTATTTCTCAAACTTCTTCTCAATTTTTAGACGAATCTATTGCTCGAAATAAAGTAATTATTAATTCGGAAGAACAAACGTTTGAGAATATGTTTAAACAAGATACAGCCAACGTTTACATTCCGTCAACCAAAGGTTTTTGGTTTAAATACGAAACTAAAGTAGAAGAAAATTCTGCATTACCGGTTCGTGGTGATATTGTTTTATACGATTATGAAGTTTACGACATTAACGGTTCTATTATTTATACAAAAGAAGAAACACAACCGCAACGTTATTTGGTAGATAAAGAAACCATAATGACGGGCTTACGTTACGGCATCAAACAACTAAAACAAGGAGAAGAAGCTACGTTTTATTTTCCTTCGCACATTGCGTATGGCTATCACGGAGATAACAAAAGCATCGGAACCAACGTACCGCTTATTTGTAAAGTAAAAATCAATCAAATTATAAAATCAAACTAA
- a CDS encoding NADH:flavin oxidoreductase/NADH oxidase, translating to MSKLFSSLQINNSIQLQNRIVVAPMCQYSADNGYANNWHLMHLGQFAAGKAGAIIQEATAVAPEGRISYKDLGLWEDGQITKLAEINAFIKAQGSVPGIQLAHAGRKASTNLPWLGREQFAPEHENGWQTVAPSALAFHPSDYTPKAVTESEITTLVDQFKQAAVRAVKAGFEIIEIHGAHGYLIHQFLSPLSNQRTDKYGGSFENRIRFTLEVVSAIKSVLTTQSLWIRLSATDWVDGGWNLEETIALCKILKQQGVEVFDISTGGLDRNQKIEVHPNYQVPFAEAVKNQAQVITGAVGLITKGKQAETILENQQADFILIGREFLRNPHFVYHCATELRVNLPWANQYERGKE from the coding sequence ATGTCAAAACTTTTTAGTTCCTTACAAATAAACAACAGCATCCAATTACAAAATCGAATTGTTGTAGCACCCATGTGCCAATATTCGGCAGATAATGGCTATGCCAACAATTGGCATTTGATGCATTTAGGACAATTTGCGGCTGGAAAAGCTGGTGCTATTATTCAGGAAGCAACAGCAGTAGCTCCAGAAGGACGTATTTCTTATAAAGATTTAGGTTTATGGGAAGATGGTCAAATAACGAAATTAGCCGAAATTAATGCCTTTATAAAAGCACAAGGTTCAGTTCCGGGTATTCAATTGGCTCACGCGGGTCGTAAAGCATCAACAAACTTGCCTTGGTTGGGCCGCGAACAATTTGCACCAGAACATGAAAACGGATGGCAAACCGTTGCGCCATCTGCGTTGGCTTTTCATCCTTCAGATTACACACCAAAAGCAGTAACCGAAAGTGAAATTACAACCTTAGTTGATCAATTTAAACAAGCAGCAGTACGTGCTGTAAAAGCCGGTTTCGAAATTATCGAAATTCACGGAGCGCATGGATATTTAATTCATCAATTTTTATCGCCATTAAGCAACCAACGTACTGATAAATATGGTGGATCTTTTGAAAATAGAATTCGTTTTACGCTTGAAGTTGTTTCAGCCATAAAATCGGTTTTAACAACACAATCGCTTTGGATCAGATTATCTGCTACCGATTGGGTAGATGGCGGATGGAATTTAGAAGAAACCATTGCTTTGTGCAAAATTTTAAAACAACAAGGTGTTGAAGTTTTTGATATTTCTACCGGAGGATTAGATAGAAATCAAAAAATTGAGGTACATCCTAATTACCAAGTTCCTTTTGCCGAAGCGGTAAAAAACCAAGCACAAGTAATTACAGGTGCCGTAGGTTTAATTACCAAAGGCAAACAAGCCGAAACAATTTTAGAAAACCAACAAGCCGATTTTATTTTAATTGGTCGCGAATTTTTACGCAATCCGCATTTTGTTTACCATTGTGCTACCGAATTGCGAGTTAATTTACCATGGGCTAACCAATACGAACGCGGTAAAGAATAA
- a CDS encoding DUF2752 domain-containing protein, with product MLATKQFYSLLVIGCLLGWAWVLIHVFQVTDSGTSLQVCLLQKATNLPCASCGTTRGVSAFFSGNIVQAFLHNPLSLFISCCLLILPVFLLKDAVSKKKQLYRAYLNFNLNRTFWIIGLTIFILCWTWNLYKHYNQLAF from the coding sequence ATGCTAGCAACAAAACAATTTTATAGTTTACTGGTTATTGGCTGTTTGTTAGGTTGGGCATGGGTTTTAATACATGTGTTTCAGGTTACAGATTCTGGTACTTCATTACAAGTTTGTCTTTTACAAAAAGCAACAAACTTACCTTGCGCATCGTGCGGAACCACGCGCGGAGTTTCAGCATTTTTTTCTGGTAACATAGTGCAAGCCTTTTTACACAATCCGCTATCTTTATTTATAAGTTGTTGCTTACTTATATTACCTGTTTTTTTATTAAAAGATGCTGTTTCAAAAAAAAAACAGCTTTATCGGGCGTATCTTAACTTTAATTTAAACCGAACTTTTTGGATAATTGGTCTCACAATATTTATATTGTGTTGGACTTGGAATTTATACAAGCATTACAACCAACTCGCCTTTTAA
- the guaA gene encoding glutamine-hydrolyzing GMP synthase has protein sequence MQHNVLILDFGSQYTQLIARRVRELNIFCEIFPFNQIPSDLSAYNAVILSGSPFSVRAEDAPQPDLSQIRGKKPLLAVCYGAQYLAHFSGGEVAPSNIREYGRTNLSYIEAGELFFEGVSEGSQVWMSHSDTIKQLPTNGVKLASTKDVENAAYRIEGETTYAIQFHPEVYHSTDGSKILENFLVRIAGVQQTFTPNAFVDDIVAELKEKIKDDKVVLGLSGGVDSTVAAVLLNKAIGKNLYCIFVNNGLLRKNEFQNVLKQYEGMGLNVKGVDASSRFISELAGESDPEGKRKIIGRVFIEVFDDEANQIEDVKWLAQGTIYPDVIESISVKGPSATIKSHHNVGGLPDFMKLQIVEPLRMLFKDEVRRVGAALGIHADLLGRHPFPGPGLAIRILGDITPEKVSILQEVDSIYIEGLKKAGLYDKVWQAGAILLPINSVGVMGDERTYEKVVALRAVESTDGMTADWVHLPYDFLMNISNEIINKVKGVNRVVYDISSKPPATIEWE, from the coding sequence ATGCAACACAACGTACTTATTTTAGATTTTGGATCGCAATATACTCAGTTAATTGCGCGCAGGGTTCGCGAATTAAATATTTTCTGCGAAATATTCCCTTTCAATCAAATCCCAAGTGATTTGTCGGCTTATAACGCTGTAATTCTTTCAGGAAGCCCATTTTCTGTTCGTGCAGAAGATGCGCCACAACCAGATTTATCTCAAATTAGAGGCAAAAAACCTTTGTTAGCTGTTTGTTACGGTGCGCAATATTTAGCTCATTTTTCGGGTGGAGAAGTTGCTCCGTCTAATATCAGAGAATACGGCCGTACAAATTTATCTTACATTGAAGCAGGCGAATTATTTTTTGAAGGTGTTTCTGAAGGATCACAAGTTTGGATGAGCCATAGCGATACCATAAAGCAACTACCAACAAATGGGGTAAAATTGGCATCAACCAAAGATGTTGAAAATGCTGCTTACCGCATTGAGGGCGAAACTACTTATGCTATTCAATTCCATCCAGAAGTTTACCATTCTACAGACGGAAGTAAAATATTAGAAAACTTTTTAGTTCGCATTGCAGGCGTACAACAAACTTTTACTCCAAATGCTTTTGTTGACGATATTGTTGCTGAATTAAAAGAAAAAATTAAAGACGATAAAGTTGTTTTAGGACTTTCTGGCGGGGTAGATTCTACCGTTGCTGCAGTTTTATTAAACAAAGCTATTGGCAAAAACTTATATTGTATTTTTGTAAACAACGGTTTATTACGTAAAAACGAATTCCAAAACGTGCTTAAGCAATACGAAGGCATGGGATTAAACGTAAAAGGCGTAGATGCATCTTCTCGTTTTATTTCAGAATTAGCTGGTGAAAGCGATCCGGAAGGAAAACGTAAAATTATTGGTCGTGTATTTATTGAAGTTTTTGATGATGAAGCCAATCAGATTGAAGATGTTAAATGGTTGGCGCAAGGAACTATTTATCCGGATGTTATTGAATCTATTTCAGTAAAAGGCCCATCGGCAACTATTAAATCACATCATAACGTGGGTGGTTTACCCGATTTTATGAAATTACAAATTGTAGAACCTTTACGCATGTTATTTAAAGATGAGGTTCGTAGGGTAGGAGCTGCTTTAGGTATTCATGCCGATTTATTAGGCAGACATCCGTTTCCAGGACCAGGTTTAGCTATTCGTATTTTAGGTGATATTACACCAGAAAAAGTTTCTATTTTACAAGAAGTAGATTCAATTTATATTGAAGGATTAAAGAAAGCCGGATTATACGATAAAGTATGGCAAGCAGGAGCTATTTTATTACCAATTAATTCGGTTGGGGTAATGGGCGACGAACGTACGTATGAAAAAGTTGTTGCTTTGCGTGCGGTAGAATCTACCGACGGAATGACAGCAGATTGGGTACATTTGCCGTATGATTTCTTAATGAATATTTCGAATGAAATTATTAATAAAGTTAAAGGTGTGAACCGTGTGGTTTACGATATTAGCTCTAAACCACCAGCAACAATTGAGTGGGAATAA
- a CDS encoding peptidylprolyl isomerase produces MKTMNAILLSLVTFFMSCTTSSPTAKLEDGLYAEIKTNKGTIVAELFYQQTPVTVANFVSLAEGKNKFVSTEYKGKKYYDGVKFHRVINDFMIQTGDPSGTGSGSPGYKFKDEIVEELKHSDGGFLSMANAGPGTNGSQFFITHKATPWLDGMHTVFGKVVEGMDVVNAINQGDEIESVKIIAKGSSAKKFKADKVFEKYFNDFAKAQKEEEERNAKVIASKKALIEEAKVKGTKTQSGLIYYVVKQGDGEKPAYGQNVNVNYAGYFDDGNLFDTSWEDVATEYNQLDPRRKAADAYAPIPFKYGDKSGLIPGFIEGIENMNFGDKIMVIIPPYLGYGERGAGGVIPPNATLMFEMELLK; encoded by the coding sequence ATGAAAACAATGAATGCAATCTTACTATCACTTGTTACCTTTTTTATGTCGTGCACCACAAGTTCGCCTACTGCTAAGTTAGAAGACGGATTGTATGCCGAAATTAAAACCAATAAAGGAACTATTGTTGCTGAATTATTTTACCAACAAACCCCTGTTACAGTGGCTAACTTTGTAAGTTTAGCAGAAGGAAAAAACAAATTTGTTTCTACCGAGTACAAAGGAAAAAAATATTACGATGGCGTTAAATTTCACCGCGTAATAAATGATTTTATGATTCAAACCGGAGATCCATCAGGTACCGGAAGTGGTTCACCAGGTTACAAATTTAAAGACGAAATTGTTGAAGAATTAAAACACAGCGATGGCGGATTTTTATCTATGGCCAATGCAGGACCGGGTACAAACGGATCGCAATTTTTTATTACTCATAAAGCAACGCCATGGTTAGACGGCATGCATACCGTTTTCGGAAAAGTTGTTGAAGGAATGGATGTAGTAAATGCTATTAACCAAGGTGATGAAATTGAATCGGTAAAAATTATTGCTAAAGGTTCATCAGCTAAAAAATTCAAAGCAGATAAAGTTTTCGAAAAATATTTTAACGATTTTGCTAAAGCTCAAAAAGAAGAAGAAGAGCGTAACGCAAAAGTAATTGCAAGTAAAAAAGCATTAATTGAAGAAGCTAAAGTAAAAGGTACTAAAACACAATCAGGATTAATTTACTATGTAGTAAAACAAGGAGATGGAGAAAAACCTGCATACGGCCAAAATGTAAATGTAAATTATGCCGGATATTTTGATGATGGTAATTTATTTGATACCTCGTGGGAAGATGTTGCTACCGAATACAACCAATTAGATCCGCGCCGTAAAGCTGCTGATGCATATGCACCAATTCCATTTAAATATGGTGATAAATCAGGTTTGATTCCTGGTTTCATTGAAGGGATTGAAAACATGAATTTTGGCGACAAAATTATGGTTATAATTCCTCCGTATTTAGGTTATGGCGAACGTGGTGCTGGCGGAGTTATTCCTCCAAATGCAACTTTAATGTTTGAAATGGAATTATTAAAATAA
- a CDS encoding LLM class flavin-dependent oxidoreductase, with protein MELGISMFGDMQYNLQTGEKVPAQQRYKEMLEQVKLADQVGLDYFGMGEHHREDYSVTSPQMFLAAAASITKNIRLGSAVSVISSSDAVRLYEDFATLDNISNGRAELMAGRGSFIESFPLFGYNLDDYDNLFEDKLMLLLELNKTINGKINWNGRYTQNLVNQEIFPKPVQKEIPIWIAVGGTVSSVRRAALLGLPITYAIIGGLPINFKPLVDFYKTEYLNGPSSR; from the coding sequence ATGGAATTAGGAATATCAATGTTTGGAGATATGCAATATAACCTTCAAACTGGCGAAAAAGTACCTGCACAACAACGATATAAAGAAATGCTAGAACAAGTTAAATTAGCCGATCAGGTTGGTTTAGATTATTTTGGTATGGGCGAACATCACCGTGAAGATTACAGCGTAACTTCACCACAAATGTTTTTAGCTGCTGCTGCCAGCATTACTAAAAATATCAGATTAGGAAGTGCTGTTTCTGTAATCAGTTCTTCTGATGCGGTGCGTTTGTACGAAGATTTTGCAACTTTAGATAACATTTCTAACGGCCGTGCCGAACTTATGGCTGGACGTGGAAGCTTTATAGAGTCGTTTCCGTTGTTTGGTTACAATTTAGACGATTACGATAATTTGTTTGAAGATAAATTGATGCTTTTGTTAGAACTAAACAAAACCATTAACGGCAAAATAAATTGGAACGGGCGTTATACCCAAAACTTAGTAAATCAGGAAATTTTTCCGAAACCGGTACAAAAAGAAATTCCGATTTGGATTGCTGTTGGCGGAACCGTTTCTTCAGTACGCCGAGCAGCTTTATTAGGTTTACCTATTACTTATGCCATTATTGGCGGGTTACCGATTAACTTTAAACCGCTAGTAGATTTTTATAAAACCGAATATTTAAACGGGCCATCCAGCCGATAA
- a CDS encoding MFS transporter: protein MNKGLIALAFGGLAIGMTEFTMMGILEVVATDLQISIPKAGNFIALYALGVVAGAPILVLFSSKFPPKKVLLFLMLLFFVFNALFSIAPEYYTLLTARFLSGLPHGAFFGVGTVVAARLAKPGKAAQAISIMFTGMTLANLAGVPLGTYLGQEYSWRLTYGIISLLGLLTMLAIHFWLPDLKNESKPSAIFSQLDFFKTKVAWLLMAIISIGTGGLFAWISYISPMVTKVSGLTESQVPIIMILIGLGMFFGNLLGGKVSDTVSPTKAAIGSFSAMALILVVVYFTAHSSTMAYVMAFITGMIAFTIGPPLQMMLITAGKGSETLAAAAGQASFNLGNTFGAFFGGIPITLGFAYNSPPLIGVGMATIGALLAVVFLIKYSAKKA, encoded by the coding sequence ATGAATAAAGGATTAATAGCTTTAGCTTTTGGTGGTTTAGCCATCGGAATGACTGAGTTTACCATGATGGGGATTTTAGAAGTTGTAGCAACCGATTTACAAATAAGCATACCAAAAGCCGGTAATTTTATTGCTTTATACGCTTTAGGCGTTGTGGCTGGCGCGCCAATTTTGGTTTTATTTTCTAGCAAGTTTCCACCCAAAAAAGTACTTCTATTTTTAATGTTGTTGTTTTTTGTGTTCAATGCTTTGTTTAGCATTGCTCCGGAATATTATACGTTATTAACAGCACGTTTTTTATCTGGTTTACCACACGGAGCTTTTTTTGGCGTAGGAACGGTAGTTGCAGCACGATTAGCAAAGCCAGGAAAGGCCGCACAAGCCATTTCTATTATGTTTACCGGAATGACGCTTGCAAATTTAGCTGGGGTGCCATTAGGTACTTATTTAGGGCAAGAATATTCTTGGCGCTTAACTTACGGAATTATTTCGTTATTAGGATTACTTACCATGTTAGCTATTCATTTTTGGTTACCCGATTTAAAAAACGAAAGCAAACCTTCTGCCATATTCAGCCAATTGGATTTCTTTAAAACAAAAGTTGCTTGGTTACTAATGGCAATTATTTCTATCGGTACAGGGGGATTATTTGCTTGGATCAGTTATATTTCTCCTATGGTAACTAAAGTTTCAGGCTTAACCGAATCTCAAGTTCCTATTATCATGATATTAATTGGTTTAGGTATGTTTTTTGGTAATTTATTAGGCGGAAAAGTTTCTGACACGGTTTCACCAACCAAGGCAGCAATTGGCTCGTTTAGTGCAATGGCATTAATTTTAGTTGTGGTTTACTTTACTGCTCATAGCAGCACCATGGCTTATGTCATGGCATTTATTACCGGAATGATTGCTTTTACCATTGGCCCACCGTTACAAATGATGCTAATTACAGCAGGTAAAGGTTCTGAAACTTTAGCTGCCGCTGCAGGACAAGCAAGCTTTAATTTAGGAAATACCTTTGGCGCCTTTTTTGGAGGTATACCAATTACCTTAGGTTTTGCCTACAATTCGCCACCGCTAATTGGGGTTGGCATGGCAACCATTGGCGCCTTATTGGCTGTGGTATTTTTAATAAAATACAGTGCTAAAAAAGCATAA
- a CDS encoding 3-ketoacyl-ACP reductase, with translation MENLKNQNAIITGGGRGLGKATAIAFAKEGINVAITGRNENNLKETVAELQALGVKATYAVFDIANYEEVKAGIAKIVAEFKTVDILVNNAGVAQFGTLLEMDPKTWTDIINTNLLGSYYVTHEVLPHIIANGQGDIFNVSSTAGLSGNAGTSAYSASKFGLIGLSESILREVRKHNIRVCTLTPSTIASDMSKELNLTDGDPEKVLQPEDFAELLVGTLKLPRRALLKSAAIWSTNP, from the coding sequence ATGGAAAATTTAAAAAATCAAAACGCTATAATTACTGGCGGTGGACGTGGTTTAGGTAAAGCTACAGCTATTGCTTTTGCAAAAGAAGGAATTAACGTTGCTATTACTGGCCGAAACGAAAATAATTTAAAAGAAACGGTTGCTGAATTACAAGCTTTAGGTGTAAAAGCAACTTATGCCGTTTTTGACATTGCAAATTACGAAGAAGTAAAAGCTGGAATTGCTAAAATTGTTGCCGAATTTAAAACGGTTGATATTTTAGTAAATAATGCAGGAGTTGCTCAGTTTGGAACTTTATTAGAAATGGATCCGAAAACTTGGACGGATATTATTAACACAAACTTGTTAGGTAGTTATTATGTAACGCACGAGGTTTTACCGCATATTATTGCTAACGGACAAGGTGATATTTTTAATGTTTCGTCAACAGCAGGATTAAGCGGTAATGCAGGAACATCGGCTTATTCAGCTTCAAAATTTGGTTTAATTGGTTTATCAGAATCAATATTGCGTGAAGTTAGAAAGCACAACATTCGTGTTTGTACATTAACGCCATCAACCATTGCTTCTGACATGTCAAAAGAATTAAACTTAACAGACGGAGATCCAGAAAAAGTACTTCAACCAGAAGATTTTGCAGAACTTTTAGTAGGTACCTTAAAACTACCACGCCGCGCCTTATTAAAATCGGCAGCTATTTGGTCTACAAACCCTTAA
- a CDS encoding DHH family phosphoesterase: MQTNDYLNLKKQLTTTKKVVIIPHRNPDGDAMGSTLGLYFFLKKLNIDATVIAPNDFPEFLAWLPDANKTVIYENTPEKASKILDEAELIFTLDFNAFHRTGDVMGQKLATLQQPFVMIDHHELPDPYATYMYSDTSMSSTCEMVYHFISNLGYENMVDYNIATCLYTGIVTDTGSFRFPKTTSTTHRVVANLIDKGVESDFVFNNLYNNSTYARLQLLGKALQNLTLLPEYHASYITLTQDELNQFNFEKGDTEGIVNYGLQVKGINLTAIFIENKQEGIIKISFRSRGDVDVNAFARAHFNGGGHINAAGGKSVDNMEQTVKKFITILESTK; this comes from the coding sequence ATGCAAACAAACGATTATTTAAACTTAAAAAAACAATTAACTACTACAAAAAAAGTAGTTATTATTCCACATAGAAACCCAGATGGCGATGCCATGGGATCCACTTTAGGCTTGTACTTTTTTCTTAAAAAATTAAACATTGATGCAACGGTTATTGCTCCTAACGATTTTCCGGAATTTTTAGCTTGGTTGCCCGATGCAAACAAAACCGTTATTTATGAAAACACACCCGAAAAAGCTTCTAAAATTTTAGACGAAGCTGAGTTAATTTTTACTTTAGATTTTAATGCTTTTCACAGAACTGGTGATGTAATGGGGCAAAAATTAGCTACCTTACAACAACCTTTTGTTATGATTGATCATCATGAATTACCAGATCCGTATGCAACTTATATGTATTCGGATACCAGCATGAGTTCAACCTGCGAAATGGTTTATCATTTTATCAGCAATTTAGGATATGAAAACATGGTTGATTACAACATAGCAACTTGTTTATATACCGGAATTGTTACCGATACAGGCTCGTTTCGTTTTCCAAAAACAACAAGTACCACGCACCGTGTGGTAGCCAATTTAATTGATAAAGGAGTTGAAAGTGATTTTGTTTTTAACAATTTATACAATAATAGCACATATGCACGTTTACAATTGTTAGGCAAAGCCCTGCAAAACTTAACGCTTTTACCAGAATATCATGCCTCGTACATAACCTTAACTCAAGATGAACTAAATCAGTTTAACTTTGAAAAAGGAGATACCGAAGGTATTGTAAATTATGGCCTGCAAGTAAAAGGTATTAATTTAACAGCTATTTTTATAGAAAATAAACAAGAAGGCATTATTAAAATTTCATTCCGTTCTCGTGGTGATGTAGATGTTAATGCTTTTGCACGTGCTCATTTTAATGGTGGCGGGCACATTAATGCGGCAGGCGGTAAATCTGTTGACAACATGGAACAAACCGTTAAAAAATTTATTACTATTTTAGAGTCAACAAAATAA
- a CDS encoding FAD:protein FMN transferase: MKNCFWILFFLFMQSGWAQVTQVRDTILMGSKFQITVVSENDAIATENVNAVITEIVRIENLISDWIPASQVSQVNQMAGKQPIKVDWEVFELTQRAIQYSKITQGAFDISFAAMEKIWDFNDYMDELPSDAAIKNAIAKVGYQNIILNPADTTIFLKYPGMKIGFGSIGKGYAADKGREVLKQRNVKAGIVDASGDLATLGHPLAAKYWKIGITNPTKRNKWAAVFQLHTTSVTTSGDYQKFLFIDGKRYSHIINPKTGWPSTGLTSVTVVGPSAEKANAFSTAIMVLGLDAGKFLLQKYPNYAGLFITDQGKIYKSKNLNQVLRKQKRAE; encoded by the coding sequence ATGAAAAATTGTTTTTGGATATTATTTTTTTTGTTTATGCAATCCGGATGGGCACAAGTAACCCAAGTTCGTGATACGATTTTAATGGGATCCAAATTTCAAATAACCGTGGTTTCTGAAAACGATGCCATTGCCACAGAAAATGTAAATGCGGTTATTACAGAAATTGTTCGTATCGAAAATCTTATTTCAGATTGGATTCCTGCGTCACAAGTTTCACAAGTAAATCAAATGGCTGGTAAACAACCAATAAAAGTTGATTGGGAAGTTTTTGAGCTTACGCAGCGTGCCATTCAGTATTCCAAAATAACACAAGGTGCTTTTGATATTAGCTTTGCTGCCATGGAAAAAATATGGGATTTTAATGATTATATGGATGAATTACCAAGCGATGCAGCCATTAAAAATGCAATTGCTAAAGTTGGTTACCAAAATATAATTTTAAACCCGGCGGATACAACTATTTTTCTAAAATATCCCGGTATGAAAATTGGATTCGGATCAATTGGTAAAGGTTACGCTGCCGATAAAGGACGTGAAGTTTTAAAACAACGTAACGTAAAGGCTGGCATTGTTGATGCTTCTGGAGATTTAGCTACCTTAGGCCATCCATTAGCTGCTAAATATTGGAAAATTGGCATAACCAATCCAACCAAGCGCAATAAATGGGCAGCTGTATTTCAATTACATACTACATCAGTTACCACATCTGGTGATTACCAAAAGTTTTTATTTATTGATGGAAAAAGGTACTCCCATATTATAAATCCAAAAACCGGATGGCCAAGTACAGGTTTAACAAGCGTTACTGTTGTTGGTCCATCAGCCGAAAAAGCAAATGCATTTAGCACGGCCATTATGGTTTTAGGATTAGATGCTGGCAAGTTTTTATTGCAAAAATATCCTAATTACGCTGGTTTATTTATTACAGATCAAGGAAAAATATATAAGTCTAAAAACCTAAACCAAGTTTTACGAAAACAAAAAAGAGCAGAATAA